In the Cydia fagiglandana chromosome 14, ilCydFagi1.1, whole genome shotgun sequence genome, one interval contains:
- the LOC134670517 gene encoding uncharacterized protein LOC134670517 encodes MDFGGSLLKTIFGTLDTEDALKFSQAINDVQTDEKQLAHLMKDNIHVIKSTISTFNSSINKVTENENHLLENIKTLHSIMETISNSNDKLEIKSQTNSLLNSLESIILTLSLDIDDISNAVLFAKLNILHPTVLSPHQLYNELDKNRHNLPKHNELPVSLTIQNIHEIIDLSKLICYYHSNRVIVVVKIPLVLPQVYNLYNVVPLPTPYDITKPDTYALIAPTDSYVAITKDHMFYSLINDIKKCQVISEKCYVCALTNVYSTIANPICETVFLAEAVKTLPEICTTRLIHGVIDVFHKIKGNRWIFVQSEPGKCHITCNNQPDDIEVVLFGTGILTLPKTCKAFYKTLQFTSSSESIIANITNKVSDFNIVQDDCCEKIRLNKTLGKLPFIKLENINNLDSLVHASTHLNLFEKELNKLENPTHFQQYSTHYISVTYIISTLFLLYILYRVRNWLCCNQSPQDKTGCCVQIFNQCHNRKTELPPTHMIVMKEPTEETCSSEEDRCTPSPVKRNILVTHKTHSQ; translated from the coding sequence ATGGATTTTGGAGGCTCATtgctaaaaactattttcggcACATTAGACACCGAGGACGCTCTAAAATTTTCCCAGGCGATCAATGACGTACAGACTGACGAAAAACAACTAGCCCATCTAATGAAGGATAATATACACGTCATTAAATCAACAATATCCACCTTCAATAGCTCGATAAATAAAGTCACTGAAAATGAAAACCATCTTTTGGAAAATATTAAAACCCTACATAGTATAATGGAAACCATCTCTAATAGtaacgataaactagaaatcAAGTCCCAAACCAACTCACTTTTGAATTCATTAGAATCAATTATCTTAACGCTCTCCCTAGACATCGATGACATTAGCAATGCCGTATTATTTGCAAAACTTAATATCCTACACCCGACCGTACTAAGTCCTCACCAACTGTACAATGAATTAGATAAAAACAGACACAACTTACCTAAACACAACGAACTTCCAGTGTCGCTAACAATCCAAAATATTCACGAAATAATTGACCTatctaaattaatttgttattaCCATTCAAACAgagtcattgttgttgtaaaaatcCCTTTAGTCCTACCGCAAGTTTATAACTTATATAATGTCGTCCCCTTACCTACTCCATATGACATAACGAAACCTGATACATATGCTCTTATTGCACCGACCGACTCATATGTGGCGATAACGAAGGATCACATGTTTTATTcactaatcaacgatatcaaaAAGTGCCAAGTGATCAGTGAGAAGTGCTATGTGTGCGCGTTAACGAATGTTTACTCAACAATTGCAAATCCTATCTGTGAAACCGTATTTTTAGCTGAGGCAGTTAAAACCTTACCCGAAATTTGTACTACTAGATTAATTCATGGCGTAATAGAtgtatttcacaaaataaaagGAAATCGCTGGATTTTTGTCCAATCAGAACCAGGAAAATGTCATATAACATGCAACAATCAACCTGATGACATAGAAGTAGTCTTATTCGGAACCGGCATTTTGACACTGCCAAAAACATGCAAAGCTTTTTACAAAACCTTGCAGTTCACCTCGTCTAGTGAAAGCATCATTGCTAACATTACAAATAAGGTTTCAGATTTTAATATCGTCCAGGATGATTGTTGTGAGAAAATTAGATTAAACAAAACCCTAGGTAAATTACCATTCATTAAATTAGAAAATATAAACAATTTAGATTCATTGGTGCACGCCAGTACCCATCTTAACCTATTCGAAAAAGAATTGAATAAATTAGAAAATCCAACTCACTTTCAACAGTACAGCACGCATTACATATCTGTAACTTATATAATTTCTACCCTATTTCTCTTATACATactttacagagtcagaaattGGCTCTGCTGTAACCAATCTCCGCAGGATAAGACAGGATGCTGCGTTCAGATATTTAACCAATGTCATAACAGGAAAACCGAACTACCACCAACTCATATGATAGTCATGAAAGAACCTACTGAAGAAACCTGCTCTTCAGAGGAAGATCGTTGCACTCCATCCCCTGTAAAACGCAACATCCTCGTCACTCACAAAACTCATAGCCAATGA
- the LOC134670687 gene encoding uncharacterized protein LOC134670687 yields the protein MEDKRKRTLNFTSDEKSLLTELVSKYKAVVENKKSDATTNADKARGWKHISQEFNALSTYCSRPPESLKTCWENIKRQTKKLSANRKREVFKTGGGRPPPPSPGTGAGRIVEEILGPALEGIENQYDSDALLYDDVSTEKLIPIL from the exons ATGGAAGATAAACGCAAGCGTACGTTAAATTTTACAAGTGACGAGAAATCGTTGTTAACCGAACTCGTTTCAAAATATAAAGCTGtagtagaaaataaaaaatcagATGCGACAACAAACGCCGATAAAGCAAGGGGTTGGAAGCATATATCCCAAGAATTTAATGCTCTTAGCACATACTGCTCCCGCCCTCCCGAAAGTTTAAAGACTTGCTGGGAGAACATTAAACGCCAGACAAAAAAACTATCAGCAAATCGGAAACGGGAAGTATTTAAAACTG GTGGTGGCAGACCCCCTCCACCATCTCCTGGTACTGGAGCAGGCCGTATTGTGGAAGAAATATTGGGGCCTGCTTTGGAAGGTATTGAAAATCAATATGATAGTGATGCTTTGCTATATGATGATGTAAGTACAGAGAAACTTATACCTATACTCTAA